The following are encoded together in the Glycine max cultivar Williams 82 chromosome 8, Glycine_max_v4.0, whole genome shotgun sequence genome:
- the LOC102660601 gene encoding uncharacterized protein: protein MTLKSPKAIWDYLKEEYAGDDRIRSMQVLNLRREFELQRMKESETIKEYSNKLLGIANKIKLLGIADSRIVEKILVTVPERYKTSIASLENTKDLSKITLAEVLHALQAQE from the coding sequence ATGACTCTTAAATCACCCAAAGCAATTTGGGATTATCTGAAAGAGGAATATGCTGGAGATGATAGAATACGAAGCATGCAAGTGCTAAATTTAAGGAGGGAATTTGAGCTTCAAAGGATGAAAGAGTCAgagacaatcaaagaatactcaAACAAATTGTTGGGTATTGCCAACAAGATAAAGTTGTTGGGTATTGCTGATTCGAGAATTGTAGAGAAAATTTTGGTAACAGTGCCCGAGAGATATAAAACATCTATAGCTTCATTGGAGAACACAAAGGATCTGTCGAAAATCACATTGGCAGAAGTGCTACATGCCCTGCAAGCTCAAGAGTAG